In Mauremys reevesii isolate NIE-2019 linkage group 14, ASM1616193v1, whole genome shotgun sequence, a single window of DNA contains:
- the VAMP2 gene encoding vesicle-associated membrane protein 2 isoform X2 has translation MSAPAAAAPPAAGGEGGGPPPPPPNLTSNRRLQQTQAQVDEVVDIMRVNVDKVLERDQKLSELDDRADALQAGASQFETSAAKLKRKYWWKNLKMMIILGVICAIILIIIIVYFST, from the exons gtcggcccccgccgccgccgcgccccCCGCCGccggaggagaagggggcggcccccccccaccgccccccaaCCTCACCAGCAACCGGAGGCTGCAGCAGACCCAGGCCCAGGTGGACGAG gTGGTTGACATCATGCGGGTGAACGTGGACAAGGTGCTGGAGCGGGACCAGAAGCTGTCGGAGCTGGACGACCGAGCCGACGCCCTGCAGGCCGGCGCCTCCCAGTTCGAGACCAGCGCCGCCAAGCTGAAGCGCAAGTACTGGTGGAAGAACCTCAAG ATGATGATTATCCTGGGGGTGATATGCGCCATCATCCTGATCATTATCATTG